In a genomic window of Flavobacteriales bacterium:
- a CDS encoding serine hydrolase has protein sequence MPRHLTLFASLLIAAALQAQTNKAAYDAEMQAHFTADAPGGAVLVAKGGKVLYERALGLADVPTKTPLTTDHQFRIGSVTKQFAAVSILQLAEAGKLKLHDEIQTYVDFPRKEQPITIRHLLTHTSGIPNFTDGPHYTPDAYAKDIDLKSLIALFADLPLEFAPGTKWSYSNSGYILLSAILEKASGQTWADYANEHLFTPAGMRHTTASMVQGTPAEAHGYAEDTQGWKPAAAISMSWPLAAGNIRSTVGDLWNWNTSVFAGKLVPVARLAQAHQPVTLADGTTNPYGFGWGFQNVQGSPTIEHNGGIDGFVSASLYLPKEDIYVAVLVNRESDDANNLAPKLAAIALGKPYGGPEMPLTEAEAMAYTGVYVNPEGVERYLTAEGNKLSSMRQGSSPKPLRYLGNDRFLFEGDVITLAFQRTDGKVTGARFLSRSGDEQLTRSDKPLPKPRVAIPLKNADLQAYAGEFELMPGFTLTFRADGDRLFALPTRQSELEVFGEAPHKFFLKEVDATIEFHPETDGTVKRLTFNQGGAMEGKRIK, from the coding sequence ATGCCACGCCATCTCACGCTATTCGCTTCACTGCTTATCGCCGCTGCGCTGCAGGCGCAAACGAACAAGGCCGCCTACGATGCGGAAATGCAAGCCCATTTCACCGCTGACGCGCCCGGTGGCGCCGTGCTGGTCGCAAAAGGCGGCAAGGTGCTCTATGAGCGTGCGCTGGGCCTGGCCGATGTCCCCACGAAGACGCCGCTCACCACGGACCATCAGTTCCGCATCGGCAGCGTGACCAAGCAATTCGCGGCCGTTTCCATCCTTCAACTGGCGGAGGCCGGCAAGCTGAAGCTCCACGACGAGATCCAGACGTACGTGGACTTCCCCAGGAAAGAGCAGCCGATCACCATCCGGCATCTGCTCACGCATACCTCGGGCATTCCCAATTTCACTGACGGGCCCCACTACACACCGGACGCCTATGCCAAGGACATCGATCTGAAAAGCCTGATCGCGCTCTTCGCCGACCTGCCGCTGGAGTTCGCGCCGGGAACGAAATGGAGCTACAGCAACAGCGGCTACATCCTGCTCAGTGCGATCCTCGAGAAGGCCAGCGGGCAAACCTGGGCGGACTACGCGAACGAACACCTCTTCACCCCTGCGGGCATGCGCCACACCACCGCGTCCATGGTCCAGGGCACGCCTGCCGAAGCCCACGGCTATGCGGAGGACACGCAAGGCTGGAAACCCGCGGCCGCGATCAGCATGAGCTGGCCGCTCGCCGCAGGCAACATCCGCAGCACGGTAGGCGATCTGTGGAATTGGAATACGAGCGTGTTCGCCGGGAAACTGGTGCCGGTGGCGCGGCTCGCGCAGGCGCATCAGCCGGTGACGCTGGCGGATGGAACAACGAACCCGTACGGATTCGGCTGGGGGTTCCAGAACGTGCAGGGCAGCCCCACAATCGAGCACAACGGCGGCATCGATGGCTTCGTGAGCGCGAGCCTGTACCTGCCCAAGGAGGACATCTATGTGGCGGTGCTGGTGAACCGCGAAAGCGATGATGCCAACAACCTTGCGCCGAAACTCGCTGCGATCGCCCTGGGCAAACCCTACGGCGGACCTGAAATGCCGCTCACCGAAGCAGAAGCGATGGCGTACACCGGAGTGTACGTGAACCCCGAGGGCGTCGAGCGCTACCTCACCGCCGAAGGGAACAAGCTGAGTTCCATGCGTCAGGGCAGCTCGCCCAAGCCCCTGCGCTACCTGGGCAACGACCGCTTCCTGTTCGAGGGGGATGTGATCACCCTGGCCTTCCAGCGCACCGATGGCAAGGTGACCGGTGCCCGGTTCCTCTCGCGCAGCGGCGATGAGCAGCTCACCCGTTCGGACAAGCCGCTGCCGAAGCCGCGTGTGGCGATTCCGCTGAAGAACGCCGACCTGCAAGCCTATGCGGGCGAGTTCGAGTTGATGCCCGGCTTCACCCTCACTTTCCGCGCCGATGGCGATCGCCTCTTCGCATTGCCCACGCGCCAGAGCGAACTGGAAGTGTTCGGCGAGGCACCGCACAAGTTCTTCCTGAAAGAGGTGGATGCCACGATCGAATTCCACCCGGAAACGGACGGCACGGTGAAGCGCCTCACCTTCAACCAGGGCGGTGCCATGGAAGGCAAGCGCATCAAGTAG
- a CDS encoding beta-lactamase family protein gives MPRIMTCCLLPFALLIAPLANGQGHVADPFKTEADAFLRSMVKELGIPGLAVTVVKDGKALIAEGYGMADLENKRSADGATCYYIASATKPFTALLAAILDAEGTLKLDDPLGKYYPALVLDSIDLNQVHLRDLLTHTSGLDNAAISWRLAFSGDHAPALLDDLMKHCTPNEAGYGNYEYTNVGYNIYGMVVQRATGRSWKDLLKEKVFDPAGMTRTTAYISLAQKNGWTIAKPYSVLSTTQPVPLEKQDNTMQSAGGLITTAQDMARWLQLHVNEGMLDGKQVIPAVVMRSTSVPLVIVPGREQRLFAADQSGAGWMIGSYKGEPVAHHSGGFAGHAALASFMPGKRMAVAVMVNEDVSGGRLADMLAGALYDHLLIDGHAFDMSQVDAFAEQLKGIRTRIEAGIAQRAQRPWTLSKERSAYAGRYTSAKLGTMEVRTDGSALQVSIGNLRCTATAFTEPETIRVELIPGRGEVIGFRLSDGRASGLRYNDNDFIRID, from the coding sequence ATGCCGCGCATCATGACCTGCTGCCTTCTCCCGTTCGCGCTATTGATCGCCCCGCTCGCCAATGGCCAGGGTCACGTGGCCGATCCGTTCAAGACCGAAGCGGACGCCTTCCTGCGATCCATGGTCAAGGAACTCGGCATCCCTGGTCTTGCGGTGACCGTAGTGAAGGATGGCAAGGCCTTGATCGCCGAGGGCTACGGCATGGCCGATCTGGAGAACAAGCGATCGGCCGACGGGGCCACGTGCTACTACATCGCATCCGCCACCAAGCCCTTCACAGCGCTGCTGGCCGCGATCCTCGATGCCGAAGGCACGCTCAAGCTGGACGACCCGCTCGGCAAGTACTACCCGGCCTTGGTGCTCGACAGCATCGACTTGAACCAGGTCCACCTTCGGGATCTGCTCACCCACACCTCCGGCCTGGACAACGCCGCCATCAGTTGGCGCCTGGCGTTCTCCGGTGATCATGCCCCGGCCCTGCTCGATGACCTCATGAAGCACTGCACCCCCAACGAAGCGGGGTACGGTAACTACGAGTACACGAACGTGGGCTACAACATCTATGGGATGGTGGTGCAGCGCGCTACCGGCCGCTCATGGAAGGACCTGCTGAAGGAAAAGGTGTTCGACCCTGCGGGCATGACGCGCACCACCGCGTACATCTCGCTCGCCCAGAAGAACGGATGGACGATCGCGAAGCCGTACTCGGTGCTGTCCACCACGCAACCCGTACCGCTGGAGAAGCAGGACAACACCATGCAATCGGCGGGCGGGCTCATCACCACGGCGCAGGACATGGCGCGCTGGCTGCAGTTGCATGTGAACGAAGGCATGCTCGATGGGAAGCAGGTGATCCCGGCGGTGGTCATGCGATCCACCTCAGTGCCTTTGGTGATAGTCCCTGGCCGGGAACAGCGCCTGTTCGCAGCCGACCAGAGCGGAGCCGGGTGGATGATCGGATCGTACAAGGGGGAACCGGTGGCCCACCACTCCGGCGGCTTCGCAGGGCATGCGGCGCTCGCCTCGTTCATGCCTGGCAAACGCATGGCGGTCGCGGTGATGGTGAATGAGGACGTGAGCGGTGGCCGGTTGGCGGACATGTTGGCTGGCGCGCTGTACGACCATCTCCTGATCGACGGGCATGCATTCGACATGTCCCAAGTGGATGCCTTCGCGGAGCAACTGAAAGGGATCCGTACGCGGATCGAAGCGGGCATCGCGCAACGGGCGCAGCGGCCTTGGACCCTGAGCAAGGAGCGCTCAGCCTATGCCGGCCGCTACACCTCGGCGAAGCTGGGCACCATGGAGGTGCGCACGGATGGCTCGGCACTGCAGGTGTCCATCGGCAATCTGCGTTGCACGGCGACCGCGTTCACCGAGCCGGAGACCATCCGCGTGGAACTGATCCCCGGTCGCGGTGAGGTGATCGGCTTCCGGCTGAGCGACGGGCGCGCGAGCGGCCTTCGGTACAATGACAATGACTTCATCCGTATCGATTAG
- a CDS encoding SH3 domain-containing protein: MRALILLFLLACNGLLAQDPAFVVHTPRNQYLFPEEAPPAYVFRDEAPLRSAPSTSAAIVARLSPGTAVILDSLVRDTLEVDGVRSYWYQVSTGKLTGYLWGGSIAQFAFGSHGDPNVKFLAGLDHITPPGDTTRIDYSYRITAVRHGDVLDRIVVRSFAWSFEQVTSIGDRGMMGLDDIITLAVPCVGGCGCATGEVVVFWSGGHFHHVADLMGSPDGEYSTNTMFLYPSDMEGAPDAIIRVVSDYEEPKEADMEEGTAPYVIRTVLRERLWWNGTELESLGMLDEKRFRVVVDY, from the coding sequence ATGCGCGCACTCATTCTGCTGTTCCTTCTCGCTTGCAACGGCCTCCTCGCGCAGGATCCGGCCTTCGTTGTCCACACTCCGCGCAACCAATACTTGTTCCCGGAGGAGGCGCCGCCAGCGTACGTGTTCCGCGATGAAGCTCCGCTCCGTTCGGCGCCCAGCACATCTGCGGCGATCGTCGCGCGGCTATCGCCAGGTACGGCGGTAATCCTGGACAGCCTGGTGCGGGATACGCTGGAGGTGGACGGCGTACGCAGCTACTGGTACCAGGTGAGCACGGGCAAACTCACGGGCTATCTCTGGGGCGGCTCCATCGCGCAGTTCGCTTTCGGCAGCCACGGCGACCCCAACGTGAAATTCCTTGCGGGCCTCGACCACATCACTCCACCAGGAGACACCACGCGCATCGACTACAGCTACCGGATCACAGCGGTCCGCCATGGCGATGTTCTCGACCGCATTGTCGTGCGCTCGTTCGCGTGGAGTTTCGAGCAGGTCACCAGCATCGGCGACCGCGGGATGATGGGCCTGGACGACATCATCACGCTCGCTGTGCCTTGTGTTGGTGGTTGTGGTTGCGCGACCGGCGAGGTCGTGGTGTTCTGGAGCGGCGGTCATTTTCATCACGTGGCCGACCTGATGGGATCACCGGACGGAGAGTACAGCACCAATACGATGTTCCTCTACCCTTCCGATATGGAGGGCGCACCCGATGCGATCATCCGCGTTGTATCGGACTATGAAGAGCCCAAGGAGGCCGATATGGAGGAAGGCACAGCGCCATACGTCATCCGCACGGTACTACGTGAGCGCTTGTGGTGGAACGGCACTGAACTGGAATCTCTTGGAATGTTGGATGAGAAGCGTTTCCGTGTGGTGGTGGACTATTGA
- a CDS encoding GyrI-like domain-containing protein: protein MMKTDLKKEFAALYKATTKPAVIKVPKLRYLMIDGHGDPNTSKAFADAITTLYGLSYTMKFMLKKGPEAIDYPVMPLEAIWWADDMSDFMTANKSRWKWTAMIMQPSVINTRTLKAAKAELERKKKVLPAIGLVRLEDMTEGACAQILHVGPYATEGPTIEKLHAFIKEQGKAPRGKHREIYLSDARRVAPEKLRTIIRQPMG from the coding sequence ATCATGAAGACCGACCTGAAGAAGGAATTCGCCGCGTTGTACAAAGCCACGACCAAGCCAGCGGTGATCAAGGTGCCCAAGCTGCGCTACCTGATGATCGATGGCCACGGCGATCCGAACACCAGCAAGGCCTTCGCCGATGCCATCACCACGCTCTATGGTCTTTCTTACACGATGAAGTTCATGCTGAAGAAAGGGCCCGAGGCCATCGACTACCCGGTGATGCCGCTCGAAGCCATCTGGTGGGCCGATGACATGAGCGACTTCATGACGGCGAACAAGTCCAGATGGAAGTGGACGGCCATGATCATGCAGCCGTCCGTCATCAATACGAGGACCTTGAAGGCCGCGAAAGCCGAGCTGGAGCGCAAGAAAAAGGTGCTGCCCGCGATCGGGCTGGTACGCCTGGAGGACATGACCGAAGGCGCTTGCGCGCAGATCCTGCATGTTGGACCCTACGCCACCGAAGGTCCCACGATCGAGAAGCTGCATGCCTTCATCAAAGAACAGGGCAAAGCCCCGCGCGGCAAGCACCGCGAGATCTACTTGAGCGATGCGCGGCGCGTGGCGCCGGAAAAACTGCGGACGATTATCCGACAACCCATGGGGTAA
- a CDS encoding helix-turn-helix transcriptional regulator, whose product MAASNINWKGMKDAAVVAQLGKELRRMRLERNQSQAEVAERAGLDRTTVVKLEAGRAATLQTLVQVMRAMDRLELLDAFHQEPQPTPYMLVEAQEKYLKKQRKRAGRKQPDVRPPKPKSTW is encoded by the coding sequence ATGGCTGCAAGCAACATCAACTGGAAGGGCATGAAGGACGCCGCCGTGGTGGCGCAACTGGGCAAGGAGCTGCGGCGCATGCGGCTGGAGCGCAACCAGAGCCAGGCCGAGGTGGCCGAGCGCGCGGGCTTGGACCGCACCACCGTGGTGAAGCTGGAGGCTGGTCGCGCCGCCACCTTGCAAACCCTGGTGCAGGTGATGCGCGCCATGGATCGGCTGGAACTGCTCGATGCCTTCCACCAGGAGCCGCAGCCCACGCCCTACATGCTGGTGGAGGCCCAGGAGAAGTACCTGAAGAAGCAACGCAAACGCGCGGGGCGCAAGCAGCCGGATGTCCGCCCGCCCAAACCGAAGAGCACATGGTAA
- the ffh gene encoding signal recognition particle protein gives MFENLNDKLERAFKVLKGQGQITEINVAETTKEIRKALLDADVNYKTAKDFTDRVKAKALGQNVLTSISPGQLLTKITHDELAELMGGQSAGMNMGGNPTVVLMSGLQGSGKTTFSGKLANYIRKKGKRPLLVACDVYRPAAIDQLQTLGKQLDVAVYSEVESKDPVRIAQNAIAHAKQHGFTAVIVDTAGRLAIDEQMMDEIARVKKAINPQETLFVVDAMTGQDAVNTAKAFNERLNIDGVVLTKLDGDARGGAALSIRSVVDKPIKFIGTGEKMEALDEFHPDRMAGRILGMGDVVSLVEKAQEQFDEKAARELNKKIAKDQFGFDDFLEQIGQIKKMGNMKDLMGMIPGVGKAMKNIDIPDDAFKGIEAIIKSMTPEERKNPSVINGSRRARLAKGSGRGIEEVNKLMKQFEEMRKMMKMMGDKSKMANMMKQMQAMQGMRR, from the coding sequence ATGTTCGAGAATCTCAACGACAAGCTGGAGCGCGCCTTCAAGGTCCTCAAGGGCCAGGGGCAGATCACGGAGATCAACGTGGCGGAGACCACCAAGGAGATCCGCAAGGCGCTGCTGGATGCCGACGTCAACTACAAGACCGCCAAGGATTTCACCGATCGGGTGAAGGCCAAGGCGCTGGGGCAGAACGTGCTCACGAGCATCAGCCCGGGGCAGCTGCTCACCAAGATCACCCACGACGAGCTCGCCGAGCTGATGGGCGGGCAGAGCGCCGGCATGAACATGGGCGGCAACCCCACGGTGGTGCTCATGAGCGGCCTGCAGGGCTCGGGTAAGACCACCTTCAGCGGCAAGCTGGCCAACTACATCCGCAAGAAGGGCAAGCGCCCGCTGCTGGTGGCCTGCGACGTGTACCGCCCGGCGGCCATCGACCAGTTGCAGACACTCGGCAAGCAACTGGACGTGGCCGTGTACAGCGAGGTGGAAAGCAAGGACCCCGTCCGCATCGCGCAGAACGCGATCGCGCACGCCAAGCAGCACGGCTTCACTGCTGTGATCGTGGACACCGCCGGCCGCCTAGCGATCGATGAGCAGATGATGGATGAGATCGCCCGCGTGAAGAAGGCGATCAACCCGCAGGAGACGCTCTTCGTGGTGGACGCCATGACCGGTCAGGACGCGGTGAACACGGCCAAGGCCTTCAACGAACGCCTGAACATCGACGGCGTGGTGCTCACCAAGCTCGACGGCGATGCGCGCGGCGGTGCAGCGCTCTCCATCCGCAGCGTGGTGGACAAGCCGATCAAGTTCATCGGAACCGGCGAGAAGATGGAGGCGCTGGACGAGTTCCACCCGGACCGTATGGCCGGCCGCATCCTCGGCATGGGCGACGTGGTCTCGTTGGTGGAGAAGGCGCAGGAACAGTTCGACGAGAAGGCCGCGCGCGAGCTGAACAAGAAGATCGCGAAGGACCAGTTCGGCTTCGACGATTTCCTGGAGCAGATCGGGCAGATCAAGAAGATGGGGAACATGAAGGACCTCATGGGCATGATCCCCGGCGTGGGCAAGGCGATGAAGAACATCGACATCCCGGACGATGCCTTCAAGGGCATCGAAGCCATCATCAAGAGCATGACGCCGGAGGAGCGCAAGAACCCATCGGTGATCAACGGCTCACGCCGTGCGCGACTGGCGAAGGGCAGCGGCCGCGGCATCGAAGAGGTGAACAAGCTGATGAAGCAGTTCGAGGAGATGCGGAAGATGATGAAGATGATGGGGGACAAGAGCAAGATGGCCAACATGATGAAGCAGATGCAGGCGATGCAGGGGATGAGGAGGTAG
- a CDS encoding nuclear transport factor 2 family protein yields the protein MRPRSSGLLLPCAALIVLLHPTEAQSTSQHVPSTSEVELVATIAALDSAMFCAFNAHDADRLGTWFTPDLEFYHDKTGLAGYDSTMANFRGLFTRNADTGLHREMVPGSLEVYPLGDFGLLEVCQHRFCHTENGKEDCGTFKNIMVWRRDSTGYKVCRVISYDH from the coding sequence ATGCGCCCCCGGTCGTCCGGCCTGCTCCTCCCTTGCGCAGCATTGATCGTACTCCTGCATCCCACGGAAGCACAATCGACTTCGCAGCACGTGCCTTCCACCTCGGAAGTCGAGCTGGTGGCCACCATCGCCGCGCTCGATAGCGCGATGTTCTGCGCCTTCAATGCCCATGATGCCGATCGCCTCGGCACTTGGTTCACCCCGGACCTCGAGTTCTACCACGACAAGACCGGCCTTGCGGGCTACGACAGCACCATGGCCAACTTCCGCGGCCTCTTCACGCGCAATGCGGACACCGGTCTGCACCGCGAGATGGTGCCGGGCAGCTTGGAAGTGTATCCGCTCGGGGACTTCGGCCTACTGGAAGTGTGCCAACACCGCTTCTGCCACACGGAGAACGGGAAAGAGGACTGCGGCACCTTCAAGAACATCATGGTGTGGCGGCGGGACAGTACCGGCTACAAAGTCTGCCGGGTGATCAGCTACGATCACTGA
- a CDS encoding DUF523 domain-containing protein yields MMSACLGGIHCGVDGSTNGDHAPLRSWLVRPEVRLVRFCPEDFSFGTPRMTPDSHGGNGFDVLDGKARSLAEDGTDWTEGMVKAAYEMRERAIREKVDLAVLMDVSGACGSTVTYLGSRFATDKVYQQGPGVAAAALIRAGIPVISQRDDRSLRMFRDLLDGTHTLSDERDHWEKEWYQSYFNS; encoded by the coding sequence ATGATGAGCGCCTGCCTTGGCGGCATCCATTGCGGGGTGGACGGCAGCACCAACGGCGACCACGCACCCCTGCGTTCGTGGCTGGTGCGTCCGGAAGTGCGGCTGGTGAGGTTCTGCCCGGAGGACTTCTCCTTCGGAACACCACGGATGACGCCCGACAGCCATGGCGGCAACGGCTTCGACGTATTGGACGGCAAGGCCCGTTCGCTAGCGGAGGACGGCACCGACTGGACCGAGGGCATGGTGAAGGCCGCGTACGAGATGCGCGAACGTGCCATTCGCGAAAAAGTGGACCTGGCAGTACTTATGGATGTGAGCGGCGCCTGCGGCAGCACGGTGACCTACCTGGGTTCGCGCTTCGCGACGGACAAGGTTTACCAGCAAGGTCCGGGTGTGGCGGCGGCGGCGTTGATCCGTGCGGGCATCCCGGTGATCTCGCAGCGCGACGACCGCTCCCTACGGATGTTCCGCGACCTGCTCGACGGCACGCACACCCTCTCCGATGAGCGCGACCATTGGGAGAAGGAGTGGTACCAGAGCTACTTCAATTCCTAG
- a CDS encoding type II toxin-antitoxin system HipA family toxin — protein sequence MVTHATVKLWGKPVGLVVWNDQQHRAEFQYDRTFSRGRLDVAPLMMPLREANGGEHVFAFGNLRDETFRGLPGLLADSLPDRFGDQLMNAWLMSQGRQPGTANPVERLCYTGVRGMGALEFEPAHHELEAPGESLEVEELVKVAGQVLDTRKQFATRKSKGKEEALLDIIRVGTSAGGARAKAIVAYNAKTGEVRSGQIEGLEGFTYCLIKFDGVTADELRDPKGFGRIEYAYHLMAVACGVEMMPCRLLEEHGRAHFLTQRFDRVRDAKGKVHKLHMATLCGIAHMDYNDPVSYSYEQAFGVMRQLGLPYPDAAQLFRRMCFNAIARNHDDHTKNISFLMDPQGEWHLAPAYDVTFAYNPDSLWLKQHQLSINGKRLGITRADLLVVAKEMNIKKADAIIDEVKAGVRKWRTFAKKAEVNAKQVEVIGKLHLTKL from the coding sequence ATGGTAACGCACGCGACCGTGAAGCTGTGGGGCAAGCCCGTGGGCCTGGTGGTGTGGAACGACCAGCAGCACCGTGCGGAGTTCCAGTACGACCGCACCTTCTCGCGCGGCCGGCTGGACGTGGCCCCGCTGATGATGCCGCTGCGCGAGGCGAACGGCGGCGAGCACGTCTTCGCCTTCGGCAATCTGCGCGACGAGACCTTCCGCGGATTGCCAGGCCTGTTGGCCGACAGTCTGCCCGACCGATTCGGCGATCAGCTGATGAACGCATGGCTGATGAGCCAGGGCCGCCAGCCGGGCACGGCGAACCCCGTGGAGCGCCTGTGCTACACCGGTGTGCGGGGCATGGGTGCGCTGGAATTCGAGCCGGCGCACCACGAGTTGGAGGCCCCGGGCGAATCGTTGGAAGTGGAGGAACTGGTAAAAGTGGCCGGTCAGGTGCTGGACACGCGAAAGCAGTTCGCCACGCGCAAGTCGAAGGGCAAGGAGGAGGCACTGCTGGACATCATCCGCGTGGGCACCTCGGCGGGTGGCGCGCGGGCAAAGGCGATCGTGGCCTACAACGCGAAGACGGGCGAGGTGCGCAGCGGGCAGATCGAAGGGCTGGAGGGCTTCACCTACTGCTTGATCAAGTTCGATGGCGTGACCGCTGACGAGCTTCGTGATCCCAAAGGCTTCGGTCGGATCGAATACGCGTACCACCTGATGGCCGTGGCCTGCGGCGTGGAGATGATGCCTTGTCGGCTGCTGGAAGAGCACGGCCGCGCGCACTTCCTCACCCAGCGTTTCGATCGGGTGCGCGACGCCAAGGGCAAGGTCCACAAGCTGCACATGGCCACGCTCTGCGGCATTGCGCACATGGATTACAACGATCCGGTGTCGTACAGTTACGAGCAGGCGTTCGGGGTGATGCGCCAACTGGGCCTGCCCTACCCGGATGCCGCGCAATTGTTCCGTCGCATGTGCTTCAACGCCATTGCCCGCAACCACGACGACCACACGAAGAACATCTCCTTTCTGATGGACCCGCAGGGCGAGTGGCACCTGGCCCCCGCTTACGACGTGACCTTCGCCTACAATCCCGACAGCCTATGGCTGAAGCAGCACCAGCTGAGCATCAACGGCAAGCGGCTGGGCATCACGCGCGCCGATCTGCTTGTCGTGGCGAAGGAGATGAACATCAAGAAGGCCGATGCGATCATCGACGAGGTGAAGGCGGGCGTGCGAAAGTGGAGGACCTTCGCGAAGAAGGCCGAGGTGAACGCCAAGCAGGTGGAAGTGATCGGGAAGCTGCACTTGACCAAACTTTGA
- a CDS encoding PIN domain-containing protein has protein sequence MPPKRIFLDANVLITVLCNEYPRFGACARVLSLADDKRFEVYTSPLCLAIGAYFAEKKNGKKPARKKIALLAEKLRVTTMGPRAVERSMADARITDIEDGFQYFSAVDAGCTCIVTYDKRDWSFAKEPVLAPEDFLLKYALKKL, from the coding sequence ATGCCCCCCAAGCGCATCTTCCTCGACGCCAACGTCCTCATCACGGTGCTCTGCAATGAGTACCCGCGATTCGGTGCGTGCGCCCGCGTGCTGAGCCTGGCCGACGACAAGCGTTTCGAGGTCTACACGTCACCGCTGTGCCTGGCCATCGGTGCCTACTTCGCGGAGAAGAAGAACGGGAAGAAACCGGCGCGGAAGAAGATCGCGTTGCTGGCGGAGAAACTGAGGGTCACCACCATGGGACCGAGGGCCGTGGAGCGCAGTATGGCCGATGCGCGGATCACGGACATCGAGGATGGCTTCCAGTATTTCTCGGCGGTCGATGCGGGCTGCACCTGCATCGTCACCTACGACAAGCGCGACTGGTCGTTCGCCAAGGAACCTGTGCTGGCGCCGGAGGACTTCCTGCTGAAGTACGCCTTGAAGAAGTTGTGA